The Deltaproteobacteria bacterium genome contains the following window.
AGCATGGGTCCCCAGATTCGCGATCTGCAAAAGAGACCCGATATCATCGTGGCAACACCGGGACGCCTTGTGGACCATATGGAACGTGGGTTTGTGAGACTCGATAAAATTGAGGAACTTGTTTTGGATGAAGCGGATCACATGCTCGATCTCGGATTCATGCCGCAACTCAAAGCAATCCTTAGAAAAGTGCCGCAAAAAAGACATACCATGATGTTTTCGGCCACCATGCCGGCGACAATCGCAAGTTTGGCTCAGCAATTTTTGTACAACCCTTTTCGTATCGACATTTTACCGAAGGGAAGAGCGGCGGAAGGCATCACGCACCGTTTGTATCTGGTCGACAAAGAAAATAAAAAAAATTGTCTTCTCGCGTTGCTCCATCTTGAACTCGGAAGCACACTCGTTTTTACCCGCACAAAACGCGACACTGACTGGATTTGCCGGATTCTTCAAAAAGAGGGACATCCCGTAACCAGCATGCACTCCGATAGAAGCCAAAGGGAAAGAATCAACGCTCTCTACGGATTTCGCAAGGGACAGCATCGCATTCTGGTCGCAACCGACATTGCCTCTCGCGGACTTGATGTTTCAGGCATCCAACACATTGTAAATTACGATATTCCCGCGACGGTTGAGGATTACATCCACCGTGCCGGACGCACTGCACGCCTCAATGCGCAGGGACTTGTTTCAACAATTGCCACATGGTTGGATAAAACAATGGTCAGGGATATTGAGAGAGCATTGGGAAAATCACTCCCTCGTTGTACTGTGGCGGGTGTTAAACCGTATGTGGAATTACCCGTGAAGCATTTCGGTCGCAGACCGGCGCGCCGCGGTAGAAGATAAGCAAATTTACCATCCCAAAATATAGGCGAACATGAGGGGTGCTACGATTGTGGCATCCGATTCAATAATAAATCGTGGCGTATCTCCCTCGACTTTTCCCCATGTGATTTTTTCATTTGGAACGGCACCGCTGTAGGAACCATAAGAGGTGGTACTGTCTGAAATCTGACAGAAATAACCCCAGAATTTACAATCTTCCTTCAAATCCTGCTGGATCATCGGCACCACGCAAATTGGGAAATCACCGGCAATCCCGCCGGCAATCTGGAAAAAACCGATCGAACTATTTTTGTTCGTTTCTCTATACCAGTCGGTCAGGTGGGCCATCTGTTCTACGCCGGACTTCACAATATGAAAATTGGAGAGGTTTTTTTTGATGACATGAGAAACAAAAATATTTCCCAGCGTTGAATCTTCCCAACCGGGACTGAAAATGGGAATATTTTTTTCACACGCCGCCACCACCCACGAATCTTTCGCGTCAATCTGATAATTATCTTTAATAGTTCCTGAGCGGATCAGCTGATACATGAACTCATAAGGAAAATAACTCTTCTTTTCCTGATCGGCCTTCTGCCACAATTTCAAAACCTGTTTCTCAATCCGCCGAATCGCTTCTTCTTCGGGAATGCAGGTATCGGTCACGCGGTTCATGCCGCGGTCTCTGAGTTTTGTTTCTTCAGCCGGGGACAATTGGCGATAGTGGGGAACACGTTCATAATATTCATGCGCGACAAGATTGAAAATGTCTTCTTCAAGATTGGCACCGGTGCAACAAATGCCATGCACCTTGTCTTTGCGGATCATCTCCGCCAGTGAAAGCCCCAATTCGCCGGTGCTCATGGCACCCGCAATGGTCATGAACATTTTGCCACCTTTGGCCAGATGCTGAACATAGGCTTCGGAAGCATCCACCACGACAGCGGCATTGAAGTGACGATAATGATGTTTGATAAATTCTTTGATGGTCATGGAACCCCCTTGAATTGCCGTTTCTATACCAGCCAACAAAATTGTTTCAATTGAAAAAAGGGATAATAAATTTCTCAGGCGATGGGGGATTGTCAGGGGGGAGAGTCGCAATCTTCCCCCTGACTTTAGACGGAATCTGGCTTTGCCAGTTCCGGCGAATTGGTGGAGCAGATCGGGATTGGCAGCACCGGCCACGCGGGGGCAAACAAACAGACTAAATGTCTGTTTGTTTAGGTGCTGATGCCCGTTCGCTAATGCCACGACATTTCTAACTTGTGGAGCAGATCGGGATCGAACCGACGGCCTCGTCGTTGCGAACGACGCGCTCTCCCAACTGAGCTACTGCCCCAATTGCAGTTTCAAAAAATGTGGGAGATTTGTAATGGGAATAAGACGGCCAAGCAACAGAATATTTGAAACCCTTTTGGTATAGTTTATGGTATATTTTATGGACATTTCGACCTTTTATGGTATAGTTTATGGTATAAAATATGAAAAGACTCCTTCAAACACGATTGGCGCCCGAAACGTTAAACTATCTCCAACACATAAGCCGTTTTCAGGAACAGTGGAGAACGGTCCTCGACACTTCAAAAGATTTTTATGTTTCATTAAAAAAAACAACTCTCATCACTTCTGCAGGGGCCTCCACGCGCATTGAAGGAGCTTCTCTTTCAGATGACGATATTATCAAAAGGTTAGTCGGACTCAAAATCAAAAAAATCAGGGACAGAGACGAGGCGGAAGTGGCAGGATACATTGACTGTAAAAAATATATTTTCGATCACTACGGGGATTTGGAAATTTCCGAACACAACATCCGTTCCTTGCATCAAATGATGATGGTCTATCTGCCAGAATCTCTTTTTCCACCCAATCAAAAAGGAACTTATAAAAATATTCCCAATTCGGTGGTACGGATCGATCACGACACGGGAAAAAGTGAAGTGATTTTTGAAACAATGCCGCCCGGCTCCCAAACAGAAACCGCCATGAGAGAACTGACCGACGACTACCGCCATTTCATTCAAAATCCGAATTATTCCGATTTGGAAGTCATTGCCGCTTTCATAGCCGTCTTTCTGGCGATTCATCCTTTTCGGGACGGAAACGGCCGTATCAGTCGTTTGCTGACTGATCTTTGTCTTTTAAGACAAGATTATTTGTTCTGCATGTATTCCTCTCACGAAAAAATCATCGAGGATAACAAAGAACAATATTACATTGCTCTGCGGCAGACGCAGATTTCTCTGAAAACAAAGCCGGATTTAAATCCATGGTTTATTTATTTTTTAAAAACTTTGGATCAGCAGACAACTTATCTGCAAAAAAAATTGCCGGCATCAAAACCTGCAACGCTGACATCTTTGGAGGAAAAAGTATTGGATCTCATCCATAAACATAGGATCGTTACGATCGGCTTTTTGGAAAGAGAATCCAAAATGAAACGCGTAACACTTAAAAGCATCTTGGCCCGTCTCAAACAACGAGACCTGATTGAAATGGAGGGAGAAAGAAAAACAAGTCGCTACAAAGCAAAATCAAGTGTTTGACCCCTCCTTCAGATTCAAGTAGAGATCCTATCTTTAGGGGCTCGCGTCGCCCCCTCCACCGGCAAAGCCGGCGGAGCCTCCCCCTCTCGCTCGCTTTGCTCGCTGGGGATATTTTTGGAGAAACTTATCTATGTTTCAGAAAAATATCGAGAGTTATCCCGTCAAAAAAATGCCCACGTGGCGAAAACTTACGATGGCGATGTGGCGGCCGCCCGTGGACCCTTCCGCTTACGGCACACTGGATATCGACATGACCAAGGCCAACACTTTGCTCGAACACCTACGCGGTAAAATGGCGCAAAAATTGACCCCCACGCATCTCGTTCTCAAAGCCGTGGCGCTGACGATGAAAAAATATCCGGAAATAAATGTGGTCCTATGCCGCAACCGGCTTTATCAGCGCGAGCATATTGATATTTTCATCCAAGTTTTTTTTAAGGATGCGGGTCATGCCGATCTTTCCGGAGCCAAGGTCAGAGACGCCGACCAAAAAACTCTGGAGCAAATTGCCGAGGAGTTGGGGGGACAAGCGAGCCAGATCAAAAAGGGAAATGATCCTAATCTGAAAAAAACAAAGAACCTACTTCAGATACTGACACCCTGTTTGTTGAAATGGTTTCTGAAATTTTTGGAATTTTTGACATTTGATCTAAACTGGCGGCCCAAATTTTTAAAACTTCCTCCCGATCCTTTCGGCGCGGTGATGATAAGCAACGTGGGCATGTTCGGTCTGAAGTTTGGGTTCGCCCCGCTCACACCTCTCGCGCGCGCACCGGTTGTTATTGTCGTGGGTGAGATCACCGACCAAGCCGTGGTGCAAAACGGAGAAATTGTTGCGAGGCCCATCATGACCCTTGGCATTACCGTTGATCACCGCGTGATGGATGGCTATCTTGCAGGCCTCACGGGCGGCTATTTAAAAGAATTGCTGGAAAATCCGGAAAAATTATTGTCATAAAACATGCAACCCTTCCGCTTATTAGATCTTATTCTTTATTTACTAAAACTAGGTGCCATCGGGTTTGGCGGGCCTGTCGCACTGCTGGGATATATGCAACGCGATTTGATCGAAGAAAAAAAATGGTTTACCAAAGAGGAATATTATGACGGTCTTGCCTTCGCGCAACTTCTTCCGGGTCCTCTTGCGGCGCAACTCGCCATCTACTTTGGGTACAAGAAGGGAAAAATTTTTGGCGCAACGATTGTTGGCATCTCCTTTATTCTTCCCTCGTTCCTCATGGTTTTAGCCCTCGCCTATTTTTATGTCCAACACAGGGATCTTTCGTGGATCAACGCCGTATTCTACGGCATGAGCGCCGCCATTATCGCAGTGATCGTCCGATCCGCTTACCATCTCGCCAAACTTTCGTTGTCCGATAAAAAAGGACTCTGGTGCATTGTCATTGTTTTGTTTGCCATCACCATTTTTTTTCAAAAAGTACAACTCTCTTTTTATCTTGCGGGCGGACTCGCCGGAATTCTTCTTTATGCTTTCCCCAAAAATTTTTTCCGAAAACAGAAAATGTTTTCCCTCGTTCCGTTGGAATTATTTTTCTTTTTTTTCAAAGCGGCCCTTTCTGTTTACGGCGGAGGCATTGCTCTTCTGCCTTATGTTTACGCCGGAGTAGTGGGCAAACATCACTGGCTCACGGCAAAACAATTTCTGGACGCGGCAAGCGTTGGTATGATTACACCGGGCCCGTTTTTGATTACCGTCGCGTTTATCGGTTTTTTGGTCGATGGTTTTCCGGGTTCCGCCATTTCGGTGTTGGGCGTCTTCCTCCCCGTTTGGCTTTTCGTAATTTTGCTTCTCCCCTGGTACCATAAAATTTCCGGCAACACACAGGTGCGCGCGTTTGTGAGCGGCGTCACCGCGGCAGTGGCCGGCGGCATCGCGGGCTCTGCATACCTGATGGGCAAAACAGCAATTGTAGATGGATGGACCGCAGGCATCGCCCTCCTCGTTTTTTTTCTGATGAGCAAAACAAAAATTCCAGACCCTGTGTTGATTCTTGCCTCGGGAGTTTTCGGATTTTTTCTGAAAGGATTTTAGTTGAAGGGTGATGAACCAATAAAAACGCCCGGCAAAATCACAGGGCGAATCAGTTCAGGCCGGCTCTGAAAAAGAATATCCACACCAACTGCCAATCCGTTTTCAAAAGTATATAAAATATCAGTTCCGTAATGAAGGCCGGCTCCCGAACTTTCTTTTTTATCTGAAATGCCCAGCAAATAAGCCGGTCCGGCATAGACCATTAACGCTGTTCTCTCAAAAAAACGGTGGCTATAGACACCCATCAAGTAACCTTCTGAATTAGCCTGACCTTCTAGTGCATTTCCAATACCCCCGCGGAAACCAATCCCGTGGTTGCCAAATGGATAAGAAAAACCATAATTGAATCCCATATATATTCCATCAAGCCCTAAATGGAAAGAAAGCTCGCCTTGAAGTTGCGTGGAAGTATTGGGGCTTCTGGTTACAGGAATATCCGATGCTTTACGGGCTCTGCTGAGAACACTGTTTGGAAATTGCTGAAGAATTTTCTCCACAAGTTCTGAAAGATCGCTTTGATCATTGCTTTTATGTAACAATTCATAGAGAGCCTGCGCTTCTTTTTTCAATACAGCATCAAAATCGTGGCTACCATATCGAAGCTCCCTTTTCCATAACTCAGCGTAATTGTATGCCGCCTTTCTGGCGACATTCTTGTTTGGATGATCAAATAAAAGCCGCAGTTTTTCCATGAGTAGGGCAGTGGTTTTGGTTTTCTCAAGAGGATCTATCAGGGCAAGATACAATTCCACCGCTATATCTTGCAATTTTTCATTCCCCAGAACTTTTAACAATTCTTCTTTTCTGCTTCTTTTGTCTTTCCCAATGCAACCATAGGGTGACCTACAGGGTATCGATACATCGTCTTCGATGGAAAACATCAATTGGACAATATCCTTTTCCGGTTTTCCCTCATAAGGTTTTAAAAATTGATCCTGAATTTCCACTTTGTCCTTCTGCGAAAGTTTTTCACGACCATCAAAAACAATGTGCAAAGCTACCCATTGCAAATCGGGATCGGAAAGAAATGTCGTAACTTTTGGGTAGACTCTTCGAAACCAACTTTTGTCAGCAGGCAGACCAAATATGTCACCCAAGTCAGCATAAAGCTCCAACATTTTCAGCATATGCCCAACTATTTTATGATTATTATGATCTAAAAGGGGAAATAAAACATTAAAACACTGCGTCCGGCTGGTTGTAAAAAAATTCGTTGAAGAACTTGTTTAACAAAAAAGAGAAATAAGAAATGTTTGATTGTAATTCGGGTTTGGCCAAATCAGTCATCAGTTTAGCATCATTTTTTTCATAAATTTTGGTCACTACCTCCGCATAAAGATGCACCGCCGATTGTCGTACCTTTTCATCTTCACTCTCCAGAAATCCGCGAAAAAAAGAATCAATTTGCTCCAAATCTTCCGGAGAAGCCAATGGAACTATGCGTCTCAATTGTCCCAACAAATTCAGCTGTCCACGCTTATCGACATTTTGAATCTGTTCGCGAATGAGCGATATTCGGTCTTTCACGGATAAAACGGATTCCGCAATTTCCACGGGAAGATTTTCACGGTCCTCAATTAATCGAATATGATATTTTTTTTCCGCAACACCCGTTGGAGAAGGTTGTATAACAAACAGGGAAGGAACTGCCTTCACTTGATACAGATCCGCCAGAGACTCATTCTCCGTATATAAAAAAAGATGTTGCCCATTGTCTTCGACGGCAAAATTTTCAAAATGGGGTTTGTATTCTTTGCAGGCGCCACACCATGAAGCGGCGAACAGGACAACAGCGCTCTGACCCTGTTTCAATTTTTCAAGTTCCCTGTCCAGATACTGTTTGTCTGCAACATGGGTTACGCGGGAATCGAACGGTGCCCGCCCATTCTGTTTATAGCCCGGACTCATGATGAATTGCGGAAAAGAACGTTGAACGTGAGGCAAGGCATAGGCATATCTTTCCTGCCAACTCAAAATACCGTCTTTGTTGGCATCCAGAACATCTTCGCTCCAAAAATAAGGTGCGAATTCATGGCAAGTATCTTTTTCATTTGGACTACCCAAGGAAATAAAAAGTGTTTTTGATTTGTTGGTGAATCTTCTTGACCAATTACCACTATAACATTGGTCCATAATAAAAGTTCGTTTTTGATAGGGAAGTTCGTCCAGAAGAATTCCCATGGCATCTCCATTACATCCATCAGCAAAACAAATTTGGGCATCCTCCTTGTTGAGACTGCCATGCCCCGTGGCATAGATAACCAGCTCTGATGGAGATTTGCCTTTCAGGAGATCTTTTAATTTTTGTATTGTTTTTTGAATATCAGAATAGGTTTTTGAAGGGGAAACAAGGACCTCATAGCCCTCTTTCTGAAGGACCTTCACAGCACTTGCCACATTTTTTAAATGCCTTGTTTCCGTATCTCCATTGATAACAAGGGCATATTTTTTAGCCTCTGAAACCGTCATAATCTGCTCCTATATAGTTATCGGCAAATCGTGAGAAAAGTTGTGTCTTTTTTTAAAAGCGGTTTTTCATGGACGCAACTCACCACCGAATTAGGGTTTTCACTGTATAAACTTCTCGACAATAATGAAATACTGAAGTAGTTCTGAGCAGAATCATTAAAGGAAATGACTATGTTCAACAATATTAACGAGAAAAAAATCAAGAAAGTCGCGCAAAAAATTGCTACGAAATTCTACCCCGACAAAATCATTCTGTTTGGATCGTGGGCTTGGGGAAAGCCGGGGCCGGACAGTGACGTTGATCTGCTAATCGTCAAAGAAACAAAGGATGCACGCAAGTTTGCCATGGAAGTGGATGGTTACATCTTTCCGCGCCCGTTTCCATTGGACATCATAGTTTACAGACAAAGCCAGATAGATAAAAGATACAAAATGGGTGATTTTTTTATATCAGAAATCATGGATAAGGGTAAAATTCTTTATGCCGCCTAGTTCCGCGAAGAAATATATTGAATGGTTTGCCAAAGCCGGAGAGGACGAGCTTTCTATCAGGGCCATATTCAAGGGAGGATCCCCCGGCACAGCCTGTTTCCTTGCACAGCAGATGTTTGAAAAATATTTAAAAGGACTGGCGGTCTTTCATAACAAACGCTTTCTGAAGGTTCATGATCTTCTCACATTGGAAACGATTCTTTTAGATGTGGAACCTGATGTTACCGACCTCCACAACGACCTCAAACATTTGAATCGTTACTACATCGAAACCCGCTATCCTGGAGACTATCCTCAATTTACGGAGAAAGAAGCCCACACTGCCTATGAAGCGGCGGAACGCGTTAAAAATTTTGTCATGCAAAAGGTCAAATCAAAATAAAATCACTTCTAGACATTTGAGGGGGGCGTTTGTATTTTTCCCGCCTGTGTTTAGATTCATCCTTCTTTTTGTTACTATCACTGTCAGTTGGGGGGTTAACGCGATTCCTCCCCTTCATTTGAATTTGCAAGATGCCATCCAGATGTCCAAAGAAAAAAGTGTGAATGTGATTGTCGCCAATGAACGGGTGCAACAAGCGCTGGCGAGACTGAAGCAGGCGCGCTCTGTTTTACTGCCGCAACTGAATGGAAATGTTTTGGAGCAGAGACAAACCGTCAACTTAAATGCGCAGGGAATTACGATTCCGGGGCAGTCCGGTGTAATCGGTCCCTTTGAAACCTTTGATGCCCGGGCCAAACTGACTCAAACTATTTTTGATCTTTCGGCAATTGAACGGCTCAGGCAGAGCAATGCCGGGCAGTCGGTTTCTCAGGCAGAAGCCACCAAGGCAAAACAAGATGCTATGGCACTGGTCGCCACATTATATATTGAGGCCAAACGCGCCCACGACGGCATACAAATGGCCGAAACTCTTTTGAGAAGAGACGAAGAAAATTTCAAACTCGCCACCACTCAATTTAAATTGGGGACCGGCTCGGATGTTGCGGTCAAACAGACGGAGGCTTTTCTTGCAGAGAGCAAACATCGCCTTGAAAAAGCAAACGCGGATGCCCTTGAGCGCCGACTTGATTTCGCCGCTTCTCTCTCCATCCCCAGCGATCAACCCATTTTGTTTGCTGAAGGAAATTTGCCAACGCTGAAAATACTTCCATTGAAAAATGAAATCACTGAAACAACGGCAACACATCCTGATGTTGCCCTCGCTCAGGAAAATCTTAAACAGCGTGACATCGAAAAAACGGTTGAGGTTGCTGGGTTTATTCCAAAAATTACCGGAAATGCGGATTATGGAAACATCGGTCGTCATGTTTTACACACCGATGGAACTTATACTTTGGGAGTACAACTCTCCATTCCCATTTTTGATTCCGGTTTGAAATCGGGAAAATACAGAGAAGCTTCAAGCCGTTTTCGAGAGAGCGAGGCAACACTCAACGATGTAAAACAACATGTCACCGCCAACGCACTCAGTGCGCGTGAGACAGTCAAACAAACAGAAGCGTTTGTCGCCGCAGGCAAAACAAAAAAAATGGTTGCGGCGAAAGAAAGAATGCTGGTGCAACAGCGCGTGGAAACGGGCATTGGAAGCAGGCTGGAGCTGGTGGTGGCCACGGCCAATGAAGCGATAGCCACCGATGGAGAATATGAAGCACTCGCAACGCATCACATCGCGCAAATTAATCTTGCACATGCTATGGGAAATATGGAGGCGTTATGCAGATGACAAATAAAAATGACGGGGCCTGGCATTTGACTCCGCAAATCCCTTGGATTTGCTACGCGGCCCAGCCCGC
Protein-coding sequences here:
- the chrA gene encoding chromate efflux transporter; this encodes MQPFRLLDLILYLLKLGAIGFGGPVALLGYMQRDLIEEKKWFTKEEYYDGLAFAQLLPGPLAAQLAIYFGYKKGKIFGATIVGISFILPSFLMVLALAYFYVQHRDLSWINAVFYGMSAAIIAVIVRSAYHLAKLSLSDKKGLWCIVIVLFAITIFFQKVQLSFYLAGGLAGILLYAFPKNFFRKQKMFSLVPLELFFFFFKAALSVYGGGIALLPYVYAGVVGKHHWLTAKQFLDAASVGMITPGPFLITVAFIGFLVDGFPGSAISVLGVFLPVWLFVILLLPWYHKISGNTQVRAFVSGVTAAVAGGIAGSAYLMGKTAIVDGWTAGIALLVFFLMSKTKIPDPVLILASGVFGFFLKGF
- a CDS encoding DEAD/DEAH box helicase; its protein translation is MLETTALGRHPVDITDQSFEALGLSEAALKLIHHVGFKNPTPIQSAVIPTAIQGRDIIGLAQTGSGKTAAFVLPLTERLLHGTGLRGLILCPTREIALQTKAFLDLFGKHHRLNTVCIIGGVSMGPQIRDLQKRPDIIVATPGRLVDHMERGFVRLDKIEELVLDEADHMLDLGFMPQLKAILRKVPQKRHTMMFSATMPATIASLAQQFLYNPFRIDILPKGRAAEGITHRLYLVDKENKKNCLLALLHLELGSTLVFTRTKRDTDWICRILQKEGHPVTSMHSDRSQRERINALYGFRKGQHRILVATDIASRGLDVSGIQHIVNYDIPATVEDYIHRAGRTARLNAQGLVSTIATWLDKTMVRDIERALGKSLPRCTVAGVKPYVELPVKHFGRRPARRGRR
- a CDS encoding Fic family protein — protein: MKRLLQTRLAPETLNYLQHISRFQEQWRTVLDTSKDFYVSLKKTTLITSAGASTRIEGASLSDDDIIKRLVGLKIKKIRDRDEAEVAGYIDCKKYIFDHYGDLEISEHNIRSLHQMMMVYLPESLFPPNQKGTYKNIPNSVVRIDHDTGKSEVIFETMPPGSQTETAMRELTDDYRHFIQNPNYSDLEVIAAFIAVFLAIHPFRDGNGRISRLLTDLCLLRQDYLFCMYSSHEKIIEDNKEQYYIALRQTQISLKTKPDLNPWFIYFLKTLDQQTTYLQKKLPASKPATLTSLEEKVLDLIHKHRIVTIGFLERESKMKRVTLKSILARLKQRDLIEMEGERKTSRYKAKSSV
- a CDS encoding 2-oxo acid dehydrogenase subunit E2, producing the protein MFQKNIESYPVKKMPTWRKLTMAMWRPPVDPSAYGTLDIDMTKANTLLEHLRGKMAQKLTPTHLVLKAVALTMKKYPEINVVLCRNRLYQREHIDIFIQVFFKDAGHADLSGAKVRDADQKTLEQIAEELGGQASQIKKGNDPNLKKTKNLLQILTPCLLKWFLKFLEFLTFDLNWRPKFLKLPPDPFGAVMISNVGMFGLKFGFAPLTPLARAPVVIVVGEITDQAVVQNGEIVARPIMTLGITVDHRVMDGYLAGLTGGYLKELLENPEKLLS
- a CDS encoding nucleotidyltransferase domain-containing protein, whose amino-acid sequence is MFNNINEKKIKKVAQKIATKFYPDKIILFGSWAWGKPGPDSDVDLLIVKETKDARKFAMEVDGYIFPRPFPLDIIVYRQSQIDKRYKMGDFFISEIMDKGKILYAA
- a CDS encoding deoxyhypusine synthase family protein, giving the protein MTIKEFIKHHYRHFNAAVVVDASEAYVQHLAKGGKMFMTIAGAMSTGELGLSLAEMIRKDKVHGICCTGANLEEDIFNLVAHEYYERVPHYRQLSPAEETKLRDRGMNRVTDTCIPEEEAIRRIEKQVLKLWQKADQEKKSYFPYEFMYQLIRSGTIKDNYQIDAKDSWVVAACEKNIPIFSPGWEDSTLGNIFVSHVIKKNLSNFHIVKSGVEQMAHLTDWYRETNKNSSIGFFQIAGGIAGDFPICVVPMIQQDLKEDCKFWGYFCQISDSTTSYGSYSGAVPNEKITWGKVEGDTPRFIIESDATIVAPLMFAYILGW
- a CDS encoding HEPN domain-containing protein, translated to MPPSSAKKYIEWFAKAGEDELSIRAIFKGGSPGTACFLAQQMFEKYLKGLAVFHNKRFLKVHDLLTLETILLDVEPDVTDLHNDLKHLNRYYIETRYPGDYPQFTEKEAHTAYEAAERVKNFVMQKVKSK
- a CDS encoding TolC family protein — protein: MSKEKSVNVIVANERVQQALARLKQARSVLLPQLNGNVLEQRQTVNLNAQGITIPGQSGVIGPFETFDARAKLTQTIFDLSAIERLRQSNAGQSVSQAEATKAKQDAMALVATLYIEAKRAHDGIQMAETLLRRDEENFKLATTQFKLGTGSDVAVKQTEAFLAESKHRLEKANADALERRLDFAASLSIPSDQPILFAEGNLPTLKILPLKNEITETTATHPDVALAQENLKQRDIEKTVEVAGFIPKITGNADYGNIGRHVLHTDGTYTLGVQLSIPIFDSGLKSGKYREASSRFRESEATLNDVKQHVTANALSARETVKQTEAFVAAGKTKKMVAAKERMLVQQRVETGIGSRLELVVATANEAIATDGEYEALATHHIAQINLAHAMGNMEALCR